The following coding sequences are from one Paenibacillus stellifer window:
- a CDS encoding MarR family winged helix-turn-helix transcriptional regulator, whose amino-acid sequence MNNARQTTSVYDSFFSVARQLKRLAHQSAAEVGLTVHQLDILRHIVKRPGLTQKEVTERLRVPKSRVSLHIDALVEQGLALREPSPQDRRETLLTATAEGAALSERYEQEDLAHRALDAALDAFSHEEVELLLAMHKKLLQKL is encoded by the coding sequence ATGAATAATGCCCGCCAAACGACAAGCGTCTACGACTCCTTCTTCTCCGTAGCCCGCCAGCTCAAGCGGCTCGCCCACCAGAGCGCTGCTGAAGTCGGCCTGACCGTCCATCAGCTCGATATTCTCCGGCATATCGTGAAGCGTCCGGGCCTGACGCAGAAGGAAGTGACCGAACGGCTGCGGGTGCCCAAGAGCCGGGTCAGCCTGCATATCGATGCCCTGGTCGAGCAGGGGTTGGCGCTGCGCGAGCCTTCTCCCCAGGACCGCCGGGAGACGCTGCTTACCGCAACCGCGGAAGGAGCAGCCTTGTCCGAACGGTACGAGCAGGAAGATTTGGCGCATCGGGCGCTGGACGCGGCGCTAGATGCTTTTTCACACGAAGAAGTGGAGCTGCTGCTTGCCATGCACAAGAAATTGCTTCAGAAGCTGTAA
- a CDS encoding ArnT family glycosyltransferase: MLQRLTAKALYLLLALFMGLFIVSSMFIRAKYNYGVYDDTPILESQKPGILILLVILLLISGIALYRLSLRLNKYRMRVVIPVTLLISFAVQIAIVFLFPRVPTDDSETVLQLALDMLYDKDYSSFQSGGYLYMFPFNFSIVLYLKALLAIFPDNYLVIKTFNILFTLATTLMIYLMYRELNGKSEDKAYGVLIAAAAFIPSLFMNNLIYNDVIATAFLTAAIYTCIRFVKRPSIKYAVLSAILLAIGNYFRSIGALVLIAACIYLLLSLKSIGVKKGILAICILGLAFNIPNWTQNAVLQASGIVDEPVDENSAPVYMWLNMGFNLDTWGFWDNRESYRIYQNDANYNKEESTVLFKESIQNKLAEASFSDIVKMYYKKTVWTWTEGTYQLDRYGIGNQGSAGSGGMNRGFLMGSYSYSTAVTESFTSDSAYRSGLLWIVYVMNLLMYVFTLVRLIGGIRHRRFGEIFLVLVILGFIGFYMLWEIKARYIYPVYPLFIVLSCMGFKDFYNAWLTKYIPLFRPVQGSEVAALCDQKSASSS, from the coding sequence ATGCTGCAACGACTGACAGCCAAAGCCTTGTATCTGCTGCTTGCCCTGTTCATGGGGCTCTTCATTGTATCCTCAATGTTCATAAGAGCGAAGTATAACTATGGAGTGTACGACGATACACCGATACTGGAATCCCAGAAGCCCGGAATCCTTATTCTGCTTGTCATCCTGCTTCTCATATCCGGCATTGCTCTCTACCGCCTCTCGTTAAGGCTGAACAAATACCGAATGAGAGTCGTGATTCCAGTTACGCTGCTGATCTCTTTCGCCGTGCAAATCGCGATTGTCTTTCTGTTCCCGAGAGTGCCTACCGACGACTCCGAAACGGTGCTGCAGCTTGCGCTGGATATGTTGTACGACAAGGATTATTCATCCTTTCAATCCGGCGGGTATCTGTACATGTTCCCTTTCAATTTCTCGATCGTGCTATACCTGAAGGCTTTGCTCGCCATTTTTCCGGACAACTATCTCGTGATCAAGACGTTCAACATCCTGTTCACGCTGGCAACGACGCTGATGATTTATTTGATGTACAGAGAGTTGAACGGCAAGTCCGAAGACAAAGCATATGGAGTCCTGATCGCCGCAGCCGCGTTTATCCCGTCATTGTTCATGAACAATCTCATTTATAATGATGTGATTGCAACAGCGTTTCTTACCGCTGCCATCTATACGTGCATCAGGTTCGTCAAGCGCCCATCCATCAAATATGCGGTGCTGTCAGCGATTCTGCTGGCGATCGGCAATTATTTCCGAAGCATTGGCGCGCTTGTGCTCATTGCCGCGTGCATCTATCTTCTTCTGTCACTAAAGTCCATCGGGGTAAAAAAAGGCATTCTCGCCATTTGCATTCTGGGTCTGGCCTTCAACATTCCGAACTGGACGCAAAATGCAGTATTGCAGGCATCCGGCATCGTGGACGAACCTGTAGACGAGAATTCCGCTCCCGTCTATATGTGGCTGAACATGGGGTTCAATCTGGATACTTGGGGCTTCTGGGACAACAGGGAGAGCTACCGCATTTACCAGAATGACGCCAATTACAATAAGGAAGAAAGCACGGTCTTATTCAAAGAATCCATTCAAAACAAGCTGGCTGAAGCCTCTTTTTCCGACATTGTGAAAATGTATTACAAAAAGACCGTCTGGACCTGGACGGAAGGAACCTACCAGCTCGACAGATACGGCATCGGCAATCAAGGTTCCGCCGGCAGCGGGGGAATGAACCGGGGATTTCTGATGGGCAGCTACAGCTACTCCACCGCTGTGACGGAGAGCTTCACCAGCGACTCTGCCTACCGGTCAGGTCTGCTGTGGATCGTCTATGTCATGAACCTGCTGATGTATGTGTTCACGCTTGTCCGGCTGATCGGCGGGATCAGACACCGGAGATTCGGCGAGATCTTTCTGGTTCTGGTAATTCTCGGTTTTATCGGTTTTTATATGCTCTGGGAGATTAAAGCCCGGTACATCTACCCGGTATATCCGCTGTTCATCGTTCTATCGTGCATGGGATTCAAGGACTTCTATAACGCATGGCTGACCAAGTATATTCCCCTGTTCCGGCCGGTCCAAGGAAGCGAGGTGGCAGCATTATGCGATCAAAAATCCGCAAGCTCCTCCTGA
- a CDS encoding ArsR family transcriptional regulator: MKKQWKLGAAVLLLAAALAGCTSGGKSDKAAENGNANNSDISAPWIGTKNTTRINTSDPVEAAVLVSQTLWTAQSEGSRPSSVVVTDVNNWQIAAAATDLIHHPSNGPVLYIDKDNVPQATLDELKRLNPKGADSNGGIQLVIVGPVSDNARKQLDGLKLKTDQIEGDDPAAVAAAIDAYYAKVAGELPMGVIVGSSDSPEYTLPAVNWIAHMPEPLLYVSKDKVPDATAKALEQRSGKASIYILGPESAVSADVEKWLQAYGTVTRIEGSDPYDNAIAFAKFKDSSNGFGWGITTPGHNVSFVTTDSPALAIAAAPFSHLGKHAPLLFTQNSGMPDSVMSYLMELMPKYKDSPAEGPYNHAWITGSEDSITAKAQSEIDDMLEISPADGGNPHSGH; this comes from the coding sequence ATGAAAAAACAATGGAAGCTGGGAGCTGCCGTTCTGCTGCTGGCCGCCGCGCTGGCAGGATGCACTTCGGGCGGCAAGTCGGACAAGGCCGCAGAGAACGGAAATGCGAACAACTCAGACATTTCAGCGCCTTGGATCGGTACTAAAAATACCACACGGATTAACACAAGTGATCCGGTGGAAGCGGCGGTCCTCGTATCGCAGACGCTGTGGACGGCGCAGTCCGAGGGCAGCCGCCCTTCATCCGTCGTCGTGACGGATGTGAACAATTGGCAGATCGCTGCGGCCGCAACCGATCTGATCCATCATCCGAGCAATGGCCCGGTACTCTACATTGACAAGGACAACGTACCGCAGGCGACGCTGGATGAACTGAAACGGCTGAATCCGAAAGGAGCCGATTCGAACGGCGGTATTCAACTGGTCATTGTAGGGCCGGTGTCGGACAACGCCAGGAAACAGCTTGACGGGCTCAAGCTGAAGACCGATCAAATCGAAGGCGATGACCCGGCTGCAGTAGCAGCCGCGATTGATGCGTATTATGCCAAAGTTGCGGGAGAACTGCCAATGGGAGTCATCGTCGGCTCGTCAGACAGCCCGGAATACACGCTGCCGGCAGTGAACTGGATCGCGCATATGCCTGAGCCGCTGCTGTATGTAAGCAAGGACAAGGTTCCGGATGCCACAGCCAAGGCGCTGGAGCAGCGCTCCGGCAAGGCTTCGATTTATATACTCGGACCTGAGTCCGCCGTATCTGCTGACGTGGAGAAATGGCTTCAAGCCTACGGAACCGTAACCCGGATCGAGGGTAGTGATCCTTATGATAATGCGATTGCTTTTGCCAAGTTCAAGGATTCGTCGAACGGTTTCGGCTGGGGCATCACAACACCTGGCCATAACGTATCCTTCGTTACTACCGATTCCCCGGCGCTGGCAATCGCCGCCGCTCCGTTCAGCCATCTCGGCAAGCATGCGCCGCTTCTGTTCACCCAGAACTCCGGCATGCCGGATTCCGTCATGAGTTACCTGATGGAGCTGATGCCGAAATATAAGGATTCACCGGCGGAGGGACCGTACAATCACGCCTGGATAACCGGCAGCGAGGACTCCATCACCGCCAAGGCCCAGTCCGAAATCGACGACATGCTGGAGATTTCACCGGCGGACGGCGGGAACCCGCACTCCGGGCATTAG
- a CDS encoding YCF48-related protein has translation MKFAINLLLIAVLLSSCSTIADQVSAVEVPKPVQNASYIQSFLDKSNGWKMKVLGQGMFNAETTLYKTKDGGLTWEKISDSLSGDLPSESISGMLFTSSDKGWITVNSPREGEIGLHRTDNGGKNWKNLNLTGEANSTYTVELPVFFSTTHYGLLRVKNNNTSDETTLFYVTEDQGDSWKAITDQKTGTLNKMYWEVTKQQNYTVWEVKIGNKSWTYNGKQWMKELK, from the coding sequence ATGAAATTTGCAATCAATCTATTGTTAATCGCAGTTCTTTTGTCGAGTTGTTCCACTATTGCCGATCAAGTTTCAGCAGTGGAAGTGCCTAAACCAGTTCAAAATGCGAGCTATATTCAATCTTTCTTAGATAAATCTAATGGGTGGAAAATGAAGGTTTTGGGACAGGGGATGTTTAATGCGGAAACTACTCTTTACAAAACCAAGGATGGCGGATTGACTTGGGAAAAAATTAGCGATTCATTATCTGGTGACTTACCAAGCGAATCAATTTCCGGCATGCTTTTCACTTCATCCGATAAAGGATGGATAACTGTAAATAGCCCGCGAGAAGGGGAAATTGGATTACATCGAACCGATAATGGCGGGAAGAATTGGAAAAACCTTAATTTAACAGGTGAAGCCAATTCCACTTATACTGTCGAATTGCCGGTTTTCTTTTCTACAACCCATTACGGATTACTAAGAGTTAAAAATAATAATACATCTGATGAAACAACACTTTTTTATGTTACTGAAGATCAAGGTGATAGTTGGAAAGCCATTACAGATCAAAAAACTGGTACTTTGAATAAGATGTATTGGGAAGTAACGAAGCAGCAAAACTATACAGTATGGGAAGTCAAGATCGGTAATAAGTCATGGACATACAATGGAAAGCAATGGATGAAGGAATTGAAATAG
- a CDS encoding DMT family transporter: MNRTWLAVVVAALFEVSWVIGLKHADSFWEWGGTIIALAVSFCLMIMASRSLPAGTVYAVFVGLGTAGTVIAEILLYGAEIHALKIAMIGLLLLGVIGLKLLSKEGTKEGRAK, from the coding sequence ATGAACAGAACGTGGTTGGCGGTTGTGGTGGCCGCTTTGTTCGAGGTTAGCTGGGTGATTGGTTTGAAGCATGCGGATAGCTTTTGGGAGTGGGGCGGAACGATAATCGCTCTTGCGGTCAGCTTTTGCCTGATGATTATGGCGTCGCGGTCTTTGCCGGCAGGCACGGTGTATGCGGTGTTCGTCGGCTTGGGAACAGCGGGAACGGTTATAGCTGAGATTCTGCTGTACGGTGCGGAGATTCATGCTCTGAAAATCGCGATGATCGGGCTGCTGCTCCTTGGCGTTATAGGTCTGAAGCTGCTTAGCAAGGAAGGAACGAAGGAGGGGAGAGCTAAATGA
- a CDS encoding DMT family transporter has protein sequence MSWFYLILAGVFEMMGVFMITKFNQARNVRTFTVLIAGFGSSFLFLSLAMKTLPMGTAYAVWTGIGASGGAILGMIFYNESRSLLRILCIALVLGSAVGLKLCGAE, from the coding sequence ATGAGCTGGTTTTATTTGATTTTAGCCGGGGTATTCGAAATGATGGGTGTGTTCATGATCACCAAGTTTAATCAGGCGCGGAATGTGAGAACATTTACGGTGCTGATCGCCGGTTTCGGCTCTAGCTTTCTGTTCCTTTCGTTGGCTATGAAGACCTTGCCGATGGGGACGGCCTACGCGGTATGGACCGGAATCGGCGCTTCCGGAGGAGCGATATTGGGCATGATCTTTTATAACGAGTCCCGCAGCCTGCTCCGGATCTTATGTATCGCTTTGGTGCTGGGGTCTGCTGTTGGCTTGAAGTTGTGCGGAGCGGAGTGA
- a CDS encoding ABC transporter permease has protein sequence MLYRYAKLYWQFFKLRLKVMMEYRTDFFIGVFSTVLTQGAAVLFIGIVFSHIESIHGWTFYEIMFIYGISMTGRALEYIFFDNLWVIGMNYIRPGNFDRLMIRPINPLFNLIADRVQADGLGQLLTGVTVLLTASSQIGFDWTAGHIIFMLIAVLSSGVIFLSVNLFFATFSFWMTDSIPIMMAVHGLSDFARYPLSIYPRVIQVILTFLIPYGFTAFYPAAFFMNDSSFKTVALWTPAAAAISLFLAYQFWRRGLRAFASTGS, from the coding sequence ATGCTGTACAGATATGCCAAGCTGTATTGGCAATTCTTCAAGCTCAGACTCAAAGTAATGATGGAGTATCGGACCGATTTCTTCATCGGTGTCTTCTCGACCGTGCTCACACAAGGCGCGGCCGTGCTCTTCATCGGTATTGTTTTCAGCCATATCGAGTCAATTCACGGGTGGACCTTCTACGAGATTATGTTCATTTATGGAATTTCGATGACGGGAAGGGCGCTGGAGTATATCTTCTTCGATAATCTGTGGGTGATCGGCATGAACTATATTCGTCCAGGGAATTTCGACCGGCTGATGATTCGCCCGATTAATCCGCTGTTCAACCTGATTGCGGATCGCGTCCAGGCCGACGGCTTGGGCCAATTGCTGACCGGGGTGACCGTCCTCCTGACGGCTTCTTCCCAAATCGGATTTGATTGGACAGCGGGCCATATCATCTTCATGCTGATCGCCGTTCTCTCCAGCGGAGTGATCTTCCTGTCCGTCAATCTGTTCTTTGCGACGTTCTCATTCTGGATGACGGACAGTATTCCGATAATGATGGCGGTGCACGGTCTGAGTGATTTCGCCAGATATCCGCTAAGCATTTATCCTCGAGTCATTCAAGTGATCCTGACGTTCCTGATCCCTTACGGGTTCACCGCTTTCTATCCCGCAGCCTTCTTCATGAATGACTCATCATTCAAGACGGTAGCGCTGTGGACGCCCGCCGCCGCAGCCATTTCGCTATTCCTGGCCTATCAGTTCTGGAGACGAGGGCTACGGGCATTCGCGAGCACCGGCAGTTGA
- a CDS encoding ABC transporter permease: MRKYWEIMKGQIKLDTAYAAWYWSSTASTILKLLVVYAFWHAVYENRTTVGAVPLDTMLTYVVLAMMLGEYVSGVGNQLASSVRDGSVAVELMKPYNLLDKLVALDLGRKITAIIRETIPMLVLAFLFLHINGPVSAGAGLLFILSSVLGILIGSQLDLIIGIAAFYLDYVWGLRTMRDAIISFFSGALVPLTLFPGWLQTVGYFLPFRSMVHVPVAIYTGQITGTDALLAMGVQVCWLAGIFAGIRMIWRIALKRVTIFGG; the protein is encoded by the coding sequence ATGCGGAAATATTGGGAAATAATGAAAGGCCAGATCAAGCTGGACACGGCCTATGCTGCCTGGTATTGGTCGAGTACGGCTTCGACGATCCTCAAGCTTCTTGTCGTCTACGCTTTCTGGCATGCGGTGTACGAGAACCGGACAACGGTCGGTGCAGTCCCGCTGGATACAATGCTTACCTACGTCGTTCTGGCCATGATGCTGGGCGAATACGTATCCGGAGTCGGCAACCAACTGGCAAGCAGTGTCCGGGACGGCAGCGTGGCCGTCGAGCTTATGAAGCCGTATAATCTGCTCGATAAATTGGTAGCGCTTGATCTTGGTCGAAAAATAACGGCCATTATCCGGGAAACGATTCCGATGCTAGTTCTCGCGTTTCTATTCCTCCATATCAACGGGCCGGTAAGTGCCGGTGCGGGACTGCTGTTTATTCTAAGCTCGGTTCTGGGTATTCTGATCGGCAGCCAGTTGGACTTGATTATAGGCATCGCCGCATTCTATCTGGATTATGTTTGGGGCCTGAGGACGATGCGCGATGCGATTATCTCGTTTTTTTCGGGAGCGCTCGTACCGCTCACGCTGTTTCCGGGCTGGCTCCAGACTGTGGGCTATTTTCTTCCGTTCCGGTCCATGGTGCATGTACCTGTCGCGATCTACACGGGACAGATTACGGGTACTGATGCGCTCTTGGCGATGGGTGTACAGGTATGCTGGCTTGCGGGCATTTTCGCGGGTATCCGGATGATTTGGCGTATCGCGTTAAAACGGGTCACGATATTCGGCGGTTAG
- a CDS encoding ABC transporter ATP-binding protein, producing the protein MIEVSELSKEYKIVKKQPGLSGALKSLFHREYMTKKAVSQISYSIDQGELVGYIGANGAGKSTTIKMLCGILTPSEGSIRVNGIVPYHERQKNARNIGAVFGQRTQLFWDIAVRESYDLLKHIYQIPEDQYKKNIELFTEVLQLEPLLGIPVRQLSLGQKMRCELAAAFLHNPSVVYLDEPTIGLDVAVKARIRAFIREMNQLHHTTVILTTHDMQDIEEICKRIIIIDEGTILYDGSLQSIKDRFGDKRVIHFELDLQSPFTIPAELSEYVSLQANGEDEEGRISLSFSNQAISGADVISAMLKEYHIRDLTIADSKIETIVQEIYERGV; encoded by the coding sequence ATGATCGAAGTATCGGAATTATCAAAGGAGTACAAAATCGTAAAGAAACAGCCCGGCCTGTCCGGGGCCTTGAAATCGTTGTTCCACAGAGAGTACATGACCAAGAAGGCTGTCAGTCAGATCTCCTATTCAATCGATCAGGGTGAACTGGTCGGTTACATAGGCGCGAACGGGGCGGGCAAGTCGACCACCATCAAAATGCTGTGCGGCATCCTGACCCCGAGCGAAGGCAGCATAAGAGTCAACGGCATCGTCCCATACCATGAACGCCAGAAGAACGCCCGTAATATCGGCGCGGTATTCGGCCAGCGGACCCAGTTGTTCTGGGACATCGCGGTGCGCGAATCCTATGATCTGCTGAAGCACATCTACCAGATTCCGGAGGACCAGTATAAGAAGAACATTGAACTGTTCACTGAGGTCCTGCAGCTTGAGCCTTTGCTCGGCATACCGGTCAGACAGCTTTCACTCGGTCAGAAAATGCGCTGTGAACTGGCCGCCGCATTCCTGCACAATCCCTCCGTTGTCTATCTGGACGAACCCACGATCGGTCTGGATGTTGCGGTCAAGGCTCGAATTCGCGCGTTCATCCGGGAAATGAACCAGCTTCATCATACTACCGTTATTCTGACAACCCATGACATGCAGGATATCGAGGAGATATGTAAGCGTATCATTATTATCGATGAAGGCACCATCCTGTATGACGGCAGTCTTCAGTCGATCAAGGACCGCTTCGGCGACAAGCGCGTTATCCACTTCGAACTGGATTTGCAGAGTCCGTTCACAATTCCCGCGGAGCTGTCAGAATATGTGAGCCTTCAGGCCAACGGCGAAGATGAGGAAGGAAGAATCAGCCTGTCCTTCAGCAATCAGGCGATCTCAGGGGCTGATGTGATTTCGGCGATGCTCAAAGAGTACCATATCCGGGATCTTACGATTGCGGATTCGAAGATCGAGACGATTGTTCAGGAAATCTACGAGCGGGGAGTCTGA